The bacterium genome includes the window ATAGCGACTTTTAGCTTGCGTTTTTGCTGACAAACCTCTACTGGTAATTCATCTAATCTATCATATCTCTTGGGCCTAGGTCAATAATAGTATTTTTTACAAAAAAGGGGCTCTGCCGAACCCCTTATTCTTATTCTTATCTTTCTCACTTCATCCTCTCCGCCACCACTTCGGCGAATTTTAATCTGAAGAACCAGCATCTTCAAACAAAAATTGAGCTTGTTTTAAAGTAACCTGAGCAATGGGCTCAGCCTCCTGTGGCGGAATTCCCGATCGATAAAGAATCCTTTTAATTTTGCCTCTAATCCTAGCAAGCAACACGTCATTATTCGTCCAATCTACCGCCAGATCTTCTTTAATTGCCTGTACCACTTCCTTTGCTAACCGTCTCAATTCTTTATCCTCTTTTATATACTTTTTCCCTTTTGTCAATGCGTCATAAAAAGCTAACTCTTCCTCACTCAAGCCTAATTTTTGCCCCTTTCTCTCTTCTGCTTTTATCTCCTTTGCCAAGTCAATCAACTTATCAATAGTTTCGGCAGAATCTATAAATTTCTTCTCATATTTCTCAATTACCTCTTCCAATCTTTCTCTAAGAGAGTCATACCGCACTATATTTTTCCTTAATCGCGAATTAATTTCATCACTTAGCAATTTTCTTAATACTTGAATCGCCAAATTGGGGTAGGCCATCTGCTTTAGTCTTTTCAAAAATTCTTCATCAAAGATCGAAACCTCCGGCTTTTTCTTGCCTTGCATCTCTAAGATATCTATTGGTTTGTCAGCTGCAATGCTCTCGGCAATCAGCTCTTTAACTGTAGTTTCTATTTTCTGCTCCACCGTTAGTGGCCGAACAATTACTCTTTTAACAATATTTTTCTTAATCGCCTGAAAGAACTCTACTTCTTTTTGAATTTTATCTGCTTCGGGATGGGGCCGAATAAAAGCCCACAATTTAAACAATGCTGTTGCCTCTTTTATAAAACGTTTTTGTTTTTCTTCATCAATTCTCCCTGTTTCTTCATCAGTAATAACTTTGTTAATCGCCCGCTGAAAGAGTCGAGCCAATTTCCTTCCTGGTAGCTTGTGCCAGCTTTTGTATCTCATCCCAGCAAAATAAGAACGAACGATATCGTATTTCTCGTGCATTCTCTCAATTAACTCCTCTAGAGGGATCAAGGCTTCTTTGACCTCTTTTTCACTATAGATGTTCAATGCTTTCCTCAAATCATCCGCAATCCCAATATAATCAACGATTAAACCTCCCTGCTTATCCTTAAAAACCCTGTTCACTCTCGCAATCGCCTGCATCAAAGTATGGTTTTTCAAAGGCTTGTCCATATACATTGTGGCCAAGCAAGGCACATCAAACCCCGTCAACCACATATCGCAAACAATCACCATTTTGAGCGGATCATCTGGATCCACAAATCTCTCTTTTAGCTGTTCCACATCCAAATCATCCTGAACCTTTCCTTTAAAATCAGTCAACCCGGAAACAGCCACTGCACACTCTGGAGCCTCAGGGTTTTTAGAAATTAGTTTATACATCTTGACCGCTACTTTTCGACTAATGGTCACCACCATCGCTTTTCCTTCAACTGCCCGATGGTTGAAATGCCAGACGATATCTCGGGCGATTTTCTCTAGCCGGTCAGGGTCACTGATCAGCTTTTCTAATCTGGAATACCTCTTCTTAAGTTCTTCTTTTGCCTCTGTATCTAAATTCGCCGTAAGATGGTCAAAATCTTCATCTATAAACTCGTTTGTTAAATGCAAAGGCACAAGTCTTCCTTCGTAATAGATAGGAACGACTGCTTTATCTTCCACCGCTCTATCGATAGGATAAACACTAATATAATCTCCAAAAACCAACCTCGTATCTCTATCCCGAAGGCTGATTGGAGTCCCAGTAAAACCGAGAAAAGAAGCATTGGGCATTGCCTGACGAGCATTGCCTGCAAGTTTTGCGTATTGCGATCGATGAGCTTCGTCAGCAATAACAATTAGATTATGCTTCTTAGAGAGAAGAGGGTATTTTTCTTCTTCACGCTCGGTCTCAAATTTTTGAATTGTGGTAAAGATTATGTCTCCACTTGCTCTTTTAAGTCTCTCTCGTAAATCTCTGATTGACTTTGCCTGTTTAGGAAAGAGGCCACACCTTTTAAACTTCTTAAAAAGTTGGTTGTCAAGATCGTTTCTGTCAGTCAAAAATACAAAAGCTGGATTTTTAAGTTCTTTAAGTTGTCGTACTTTGTTCACATAAAAAATCATTGAAATAGATTTTCCCGAGCCTTGCGTGTGCCAAAAAACTCCAATGCGACCATCTCCTTTAGGCTTAACTTTTGTCTTTGTGGCTTCAATCGCTTTGTTCACCCCAAAGTATTGGTGATAAAGGGGCATCTTTTTGACAAAAGTGCTCCCTTCTTTCTCAAAAATGATGAAATTTTGAACGATATCTAAAAAACGAGCCTTGTGGAAAATGCCTTTAATCAAAACCTCAAGTTGGTTCACTCCTTTTGTTTTTTCGTTTTCATTCTCAATTTTTTTCCAAACCGAGAACCATTCGCGGGTAGAACTAATTGTACCGTGCTTAGCTTCTAAAAGATCAGAAATAACAATGACTTGATTGTATTTAAAGATATCGGGGATATCTTTTTTGTAACCTTTCATCACTTGATCGTAAGCATCATCGATTGTGGCATTTTCTGTAGCCGGGTTTTTGAATTCAAAAAGAGCCAAAGGCAAACCATTTACAAAGACTATGAGATCGGGCCGCCTTACTTTTTCTGTGCCTTGAACGGAAAATTGGTTAACGATTAAAAAGTCATTTCGCTCCGGCTGCTCAAAATCAATTAGCTTAACATAATCCCATTTTTCTTCGTCAATCTTGAGCGGTACACCCTGAATAAGCAGTCGGTAAAAGTTCTTGTTAGCAATTATAAGGTCCGGATGTTCGATTCGTTGAATTTCCTCAATCGTTTCTTCTATTGCTGCTTGAGGAATTCCCGGATTCAAATTTACCAAAGCCTCTTTGAGCCTTCTTTCTAAAATTACCTGGCGATAATCTCTTCGTTCCAATACCAAATCTTTTGGACCAAAGGCATAATCATACCCAAGGCTTTTAAACCACTCAATTGCTGGTTGTTCTGTTAGGGTTTGTTCGATTAGTTTCATTTTGCCTCATTAGAAAAAATAAAAATACATCCCACTAATCCAACACCTCTTTTGCCCTTCAAAATCTGGGCCGCAAAAAGGAAGGGTTCGAGAAGTGCTGTCATTCAAAAGAAAGGGTTTGGTAGGATAACGTAGTCCCGTCCCAATATTAGCCTCATTTTTGTAAACATTTGCTATATCATCACAGATCACCGCTAAAAAAGAAGCGAAGACAGTGTCATTATGAATCATTTTGTTTTTTTGGAAAATCTCAAAAAAAGTCTCTCCCTTTTCATTCTTTAAAAATTTCGACGCTTCAACACAAATGGTCACTCTGAAATCAGCTTGAAAATCTGCTTGCAATTGCTGCTGATACACAATGTTTGCTTTTCTCAAAATGGTTTTTAAAAGTCGGGGAGACATTGTTTGGGGAAATTCTTGAAAAAGGGCCATAAAGAAAGAAGCAAGTTGATCTTTGGCGGGCTTATATTCTTCATTTTCTAAAAAATCAGGATCAAAAATTTGTTCGATAAACTCTTCAAAATGTGAGATTTTGGGGTAGAAAAACTCTGCGTAGTCCAAAAACTTTAAATATCTCTGGGTCTCTTTCTGGAAGTTTTCACTACCTATGAGAGCAATGACTATAAATTTCTTTTTTAGATTTTCTCTGCACAAAATGTTTCTGATAAAGTAACTAAGAGTTTCGAGGAAAAAGAGTCCTTCTTCTCCTGAACGATCAGCATCTTCTATTATCAAAAAGAAATCTTGCCGCTTCAAAAGTTTCTTCGACCCTTCTAGGAACAACTTTTGAAATTCAACCATAGCTTCCGGGGGGAGTTCGCGAAACAGATCCAATAGTCCAGTTAATCCACCAAGACGGGCAGAAGACAAAATGGCTTTAAAAAGTTCAATAGCGAAATTTCGGCCACTTTTCCCTTTCATCTTCTTTTCCAAAAAAGATAACTCCGAAGTCTGTTGAACCATCTCTAACAACAGCCCCTCCCATAAAAGTTTTCTGTTGGGATAACTCCAAGCCTCAAACTTTATCCATTTTTCCTTTTTCGACCTTTTTCTTTTGTCCATTATTTGGTACAACATTGTGCTCTTACCTATACCATAAGGACCAATAAGACCTACTAGAGCTGGCTTATCGATTGAAGACAATTTTTGCTCAAAGGATCTGATATATTCTGAAAAATTTAAAAGATCCGGCACCTCGGGTGTCTCTTGAAGCAGTTTCAAGTTTTTAATAAAACCTTTTGTCTTCATGGCTATACCCTTATTTCCCCACTCATTAATTTAGGCAAAAGTAAATCGCGAAGAGACGATAAAAGTTGGTTTTCTTTTACATTCCGGATAAGTTGTTTATAAAGGGGGAAGCACATTTTTTCGAAATGATTAAGCAGCTTCTTTGGAGGGAGAACAAAAGGCATTCTGCAAAGATCATCCCATTTTACCACAGGCATCTTGGTCCCCGATGCGCATTTGGAAGCGAATTCTATTGTAGAAGCAGAGAATAAGAGAGAAATTGAAAATGAATATAACTCTCGCTTTCTAGGATAAATCACAAAAACTGATTGATTTGTGACACCATCGAAAGGTGCTATAACTACCTTGTGAAAATAAGGCCTTACGGCTCCGAAAAGAATATCCCCTTTGTAAAATCTAAATGCCGATGTCTTAATCTCTGCACCCTTACCAAAAGTGGAAACACTCAGACTTCGCCGAGGAAACCTCCCTAGATCAAGTAACTTTTCTCTCTTCCACTCCTCAAAGGTTTTAATTCTCTCCCTCCGTCGCTCTACGATCTCTCCCAACCTCTCTACTCTCCATCCTTCCGGAATTTTGCCTAATTCGCTGTCAACAAATTTCACTTTTTCCCAACCCGGGAATCTAAATTTCACAAACCACTCTTCAAAAATCGCCTGCGCCATTTCCTCCAGTGTCTGGTTAATCTTGTTGTTGAGCTCAATCTTCTCATCAAAAGCAGAAAGAATATCCGCAATGCGCTTTTGTTCGTTGAGGTCTTGGGGGATTGTTATTTCAAAGTTCTCAAATTTGGATTTAGAAATATTCGTGTATACCGACCCACTATATTTTAACAATCGAGGTTTCACGTATTTAAAACAGTAATAAAGGAATTCGGGTAGAATTTTATCTATATCGCAAATTACAGAATTGATTTGTTGATTAGTAAAGCTTTCCCTGCATGTTATTCCGACTTCTCCTACAGTAGCCAAACACGAAACCACAACAGCTTTGGGTGGCAACTTTAAATTTCTCATCGATTGTGCCCCTTTTTCTGAAAGAGTTCGCTCTGTTTTCTCTATGTAGCGCTGATTTTTTAGATCGGGAATGGTAATAAATGGGTAACGACCGCCGAAATTTCTTGGATCAGTAGTAGAAGGAGTTTTGCCTGTTATAACCTTCCCGATTTCTTTAATTTTCACGCTTTTCCATTTTTTACTCTTGGAAAACATCTTTTCGTCCTCCATTTTTAATTTTTAACTTTATCCTCCACCAATTTTTATTTAAAAAGCTCCTCCAAGAAAATCCTAATTTTAACTGCTGCACCTTCCACGTCTGACAATTGAATATTGATCGAGTATGAATGTTGAGCACTATCAATTAAAATTTTGTAATTCATTACCTCTTTGTAAATTCTTTTGTTGGAAAGCAACCTTTCCGCTTTCCCCAAGAGATTTTTTGTCTCTAAATACTGCCCCTTTTCATCTTTGACTTCTGACTCTTTGTTTATTTGCTGGAACTTCCTCACAATAGAAAGAGGCAAAATTCTTCTTAAAATTAATATAGATGCTATTGGTCTTTTGTTGGCGAAATTAAAATTAAAATCATCACACAATATTTTCAAATCTGGAGGTAGCTTTTTCACCAAGCTGTTTGGAAATAAATCTTTCTCAGTTCGACTGCTTCTTATTGTTGGTTTATCTTTAGTTTTGCTAATCGTCCAATCAAGAAGCTTATCACGCACAGCCTCTAAAACTGAAACTATCTGGCTTTGAGGGAAAAACATTGCAAACTCTGTCCGCATCTTAACTGCTTGTGCAAGCATTTCTTGCATGGGTGGTGGATATTTAATTTGCAAGTAGTCTTCACTTTTATCAAGCAGGTTCTCAAGTTCGGGAATTGACTCAAAGATGTGTTGTCGAGAAAGCAAATCTTGAGTTTTGTCGTCTTTGGGAAACATCACGGGTATCCATCGACCCAAAACAGGATTAAGTGCCTTGGGCTCACCTCTTATCAACCTATAGCTAGGTGGTTTGCCTGAACTGTAACCATTCATTTCGCGATCAATCCATTTTAAAAATTCTTTATCGCCCAATTCACTCGCCAGGATCTTTGCCTTCCTTAATAACTCCGAAACTTTTGCTTCAGATTTAATGATCTCGTTTTTAAATTCCTGGATATCCATACTTCCCTCTTTATCTGATAACGAAAAATTTATAAATCTCAAAAAGCAAACTTGCTATAGCAATTAGCATTCCAATGCCCGCTATGATAACACCAGCTAAAGTGATTTTATTTAAGGCTTTTGTTAACTTCTCTGAAGAGGCGGTGGCCTTCTCGATATTCGAATTAAGGTTTTTTAGCTCTTCCTTAATCCTTCCCACTGTACGAAAAAAGCCTGAAGGCCAAGGTCTCACAGAGAAATAGGAAGTCAAAGTGTCCAAAAATTTCCGGATTTTTTCATAATCTTCTTCCTTAAATCTCATCATTTTCCTTTCTGTTCTTTATTAAATGGCGGTTTTCTTCTCCTAACAAGAAAAGTCTCTAGCCTTTTGGCTTCTTCTACAGAGTTAGTAAGAATCACTCCAAACTTTACCGCTTGCTGTTTCTGCTCTCGAATCTCCCGCACACTTTCCAAAATTCTTTTTGGCAAACGTCCTCTTTTCGCTCGCCCCACTTTTTGAAGTCGACCAGAACGAGTGAAGATCCCGTATACCCCCGGCTTGTCTTTGGGCAATTGTTTGAGAGTGACTTTGGTGATCTTTTTGATTGAAACAAATTTTTTACGCATTTTGTCTCCCTAAACGCTTTAAGTTATGCTTAATTTTTCTTTCTAGCTTCCTCGACTCCTTGAAATATTTTTCTAATTGCTTCGTCAATTTTTTCATCTTCTTCTCAAACGGTATGCCGTCGTCTTCTTCGGGCTTAATACCCACATATCTTCCCGGCGTCAAAACATAACCTGCTTTTCTAATTTCTTCGATAGTGACTGCCTTACAAAATCCTGGCTCATCCTTGTATTTTCCGGCTCCCTTTTCTCCCCGCCAAGCTCTAACAGTATCAGCGATTTTCTGAATCTGCTTGTCAGTGATCACATATTGTTTTCTGGAAATTGGCTCATACATTTCGCGCGCATCAATAAACAAAGTTTCACCACGACGGTCTCTAAATCTTTTATTTCTTTTGTCTTTGGTCAAAAACCAAAGAGAGACCGGCAATGAAACGTTGTAGAAAAGTTTGGGCGGACAGGCAATAATTACGTCTACCAAATCATCTCTAATAATTCTTTTTCTAATTTCGCCTTCTTTGCCTCCCACAGCCAGGGCGCCATTTGCCATCACAAAACCAGCTACTCCGCCGGGAGCCAAGTGGTAAACAAAGTGCTGGATCCACATAAAGTTTGCGTTGCTGTTAGGAGGAAGACCATATTTGATCCTTGGATCTTTCTGAATTCTATCTGCGCCCCAATCTGAAAAGTTAAAGGGGGGATTGGAAATTACAATATCTGCTCGGAGATCAGGGAATTTGTCATTGTGGTAAGAATCGCCTTGTTCAACGTGGGCGATGATCCCTCTAATTGCCAAATTCATTTGGCAAAGCCGCCAGGTGGTTGAGTTTTTTTCTTGGCCATAAAAGTTTATTTTGCTGGGATCTTTTTTGTGCATTTCAATAAATTTTCTGCTTTGGATAAACATACCTCCGCTTCCGCAGGCTGGGTCAAAAACCCGACAGTTTTCATAGGGCTCCAAAATCTCTATCAGTAACTTTACTAAACATCGAGGCGTGTAGAATTCGCCACCTCTTTTGCCCTCTGCAGAAGCAAACTGACCAATGAAATACTCATAGATTCTTCCCAAGAGATCTTTGTCTTTTTCTTTTTGTTCTTGAATCTTGCTAAAGAGATTGATCAGCTCGCCTAGAATTCTGGGTTCTAAATCTCTGACTCGCGTGTACTCCACAAAAATTTTAGGCAGAACACCTTTTAGTTGAGGGTTTTCTTGTTCTATTAATTCCATTGCCTTGTCTAGCTTACGAGCAATATCAGAGGAGGTAGCGTTTTCTTGAAGATAGGACCATCGGGCTTCTGGGGGAATATAAAAAATGCCCTGGCTAAGGTAAGAATCTTTGTCTTCAGTAATAGCTTCTCGAGCTTGAGGCGTAGGGGCGTAATAGGGGCTGTTTTTGTCTTGGGTGGCTTTTTCGAGAAATCTCTTTCGCTTATCAAAAGCCTCAGAAATGTATTTTAAAAAGATCAATCCCAAAACAATATGTTTGTATTCAGAGGCATCCATGCTGCCTCGCAGCTTGTCAGCTGCTTGCCAAAGTTGGTTTTCAAAATCGATGTCTTTCATTTCTGCTATCTTAGCAGATTTACCCCTAAAAATCAATCTTGATTTTTGGAATAAATATTGTGTAATTTGGGCTGGTTTTGGGGGTGAAAGTAGTGTTAGGGCTTAAAACAAAAACCTTCGCAAAGTATTGCGAAGGTGAATTGATTGGGTTAATCCTCTCTGCTGCTAGTGAGCTGCCCCCATTCTTTTTCTCCATAAACGACTTTTCCGCAACGGGGACAGCGGTAAACCACTGTTGTCAGGTTGTCCCTGACAGTAGTGGTTCCCCCTTTTTGGAGGAGAGTTTCACAATTTGGGCAGTGGTCATGATGATCCATATCTTGCCTCCCCGGACTTTTAGTCTCCCGGCAGAAAAGGATGGTTGCCTTTTTCTTCCACGGTCTCGATCAAAGTGATAATGATGACTATTGGTAATAAGAAGAGGTAAAGGCACATTCCTCCAAATTTCTGCAGAGCGAATCTTATTCGCCATTCTGCGGGAGCAATGAGTCTGTTCCAAAAATACAGGCTCGCGCTGTAGCGAATTACTTGTTCCGGAGGTATTGCGAGTATTCTTCGCTCTATGACTTCCACGAAATGATGACACCGGTTACAAAAATAACGATTTACTTTGGTGTCTCCTGATTCTAGTATTGGTTCTACGAACTGCAAAAAGTTATTGCACCGTTCACATCTTATTTCAGCACCTCTCATTTTAATACCTCCTCTTCTTCGTAATCGTTTTCGCGCGAGATGAGATCCATAACATAATCAACTGTAAACAAAGGCACAATGATAGAAAGGAGACCCAACTCCCTTATTTCTTCGAGGGCGAAAGATACCCCCCATGCCAAAGGAGCAACCAGCTTTCTCCAAAAATAAAGTGTTGGGCCACACCTTTTTTGCTCTGTGAGAGTAAGATTGAGACCAGGATCGTACCACGATATTACCTCAACATATTCATTGCAATTGCCGCAATAATAACGCTCAATGTCTTTGTCGTCGAGACTGAGTATAGTCTCGACGAATCGCAGTAACTTCCCGCATTTGTCGCACTTCATTATTGTGATACCCCCTTTTGGTAAAGTGCTTTTCTCACCATAGGAGAAACAGGGACAAAATGCAAGTTTATAGTCAGCTGGCTATATCCCGTTTAGAAAAAACTATAATGGCCAAGAGGGTAAAAAGTATTGCTACTCCCAGAAAAACCCAAACAGCCAAGTTTTCAATCTGATTATTAATTAGAGCTTGGCTGGGATCGTAATAATGGAAAAAAGAGAAGTATTTTGTCTTGTTCCATTCGTTTTTTAGGGAAGAGACAATGTTGACTACATACATTGCTACAATAATAGCTACAGAGACAAAATAGACCTTTCCTTTTTCAGAAAATAAAGCAGAAAAAAACATAGCTAAACTAAAGGTTGCCCAACCTAATAAAAAGCCAACAATAGCCAAACTTAAATAATGGGAAGTTTGGAACTCTATATTATAAAGAGAGGCCAAAGGGATAGCTGAAAAAATAGAAATAGCGGTAAAAACTATCAGGGCTGAAATGCCTGATAAGTATTTAGCCAAAAAGATTTTGAGGCGGGATATGGGCTGGGATAACAAAATCTCAATAGTCTTTTTTTCTATTTCTCCGGCAATTGAGGAGCCTGCCCAAGAAATAGTTAAAGCAAAGAGCATTATCGGCCAAACAAAGCTAAACTGCTCTACAGACAGAAAGTTTTCCAGCTTGGTAAAAGAAAGCTCAGGAGATTCAATATCAAAAGCCTTAAGTAAGGATTCCGGATAAGTCTTCATTAGTTCTTGCAACTGTTGCGCCTGTTCCTTGATCGAGGGAAAGAGAGCGACATACATCCATAGAAGGAGAATTCCGGCTAAACAGTAAGCCAAAATAGTGTATTTTCTATCTTTAATTGTGCGCCAGAATAAAGCAAGCATTTTATTTTTTATTTTTGTAAAATTCTAAAAATATCTCTTCCAGTGAAGCTTGAGCAATCTCTATATTTTTCAACCGATAACGGGCGAGTTTTTTAAGCAAAGGGTTGATGTCTTCTTTGATTTGCAAAATCAAACTCTCTGAATTTTGGTGAATAATTTTTGTGTTTTTCAGCTGAAAGTCCTCTTTCTTAAAGGTTGAATCAAAATTAATTTTTGCCTGATAGATTTTCCTTTTCTTCAAATCAGCAATAGTTTCTGTAGCAATAAGTTTCCCTTTTTTAATAATTCCTACCCGCGTGCAGACATTTTCTACTTCATGAAGGTTGTGGGAAGACATAAAAATTGTGCTTCCATTTTGTTGGAGTTCTCTTAAAATTCCGTAGATTGTATTTTGCAAAAGAGGGTCAAGACCGGCTGTCGGCTCATCTAAAATGATTACTTTTGGCTGGTGCATTAAAGCGAGAATGAGGTTTAATTTTTGTTTGTTGCCAGTAGAAAGAGTTTTGACTTTAGGTAAAGGATTAAAATCCAATTTTTTTATCAGCTTATCGCGCAGAGGCGCTTTGCCTTTAATTTTTTCCAAAAGATTGATGTGTTCATAGCCGTTCCAATTGTCATAAAGCTCGGCTTCACTTGATAGATAACCGACATATTTTTTAAGTTGGACAGATTCTTCTTGGGCGTCGTAATTTAAAATTTTAATAGAGCCTGCAGTGGGAGAAACAAAATTCATCATACACCTGATAGTGGTAGTTTTGCCTGCTCCATTTGGGCCCAGAAAGCCGAAGATCTCTCCTTTTTTAACAACAAAAGAGATGCCGTCTATTGCTTTGATTTTGCCAAAGTATTTTTTGAGATTTTTAGTTTTTATGACCGCCATTGTTATTTTGTTAAAGTTTTTGAATTGCCAGAAAGTTCTTTTTTGTAGCAATAGTAAGAGTATGTGATTGTATAGGCTGAAGCTAAAAGTATAGGGACTATTAGGAAGAGTGCTGTATATTCAAGGGAGATGATAGAGAGAAGAGCAATTAAGCCAGCAACTTTAAAAAGTTTCCCCCCAACTTTATGAGTCTTTTTCCATACTTTATCACTGCTTAAGGTCCATGGTGTTTTAATGCCAATAAACCAGTTTCTTTTTGCTTTTTCTGTTAAAACTCCGCAGTAGTAAAAAATTATGCTCAAAGCAGGAGCCATCATTTTTCCTATATTAAAACTTTGGCCAAGGTTCCAAAAAATAGTGAGGAGGTAAATATAAAGTAAGAATA containing:
- a CDS encoding ABC transporter ATP-binding protein gives rise to the protein MAVIKTKNLKKYFGKIKAIDGISFVVKKGEIFGFLGPNGAGKTTTIRCMMNFVSPTAGSIKILNYDAQEESVQLKKYVGYLSSEAELYDNWNGYEHINLLEKIKGKAPLRDKLIKKLDFNPLPKVKTLSTGNKQKLNLILALMHQPKVIILDEPTAGLDPLLQNTIYGILRELQQNGSTIFMSSHNLHEVENVCTRVGIIKKGKLIATETIADLKKRKIYQAKINFDSTFKKEDFQLKNTKIIHQNSESLILQIKEDINPLLKKLARYRLKNIEIAQASLEEIFLEFYKNKK
- a CDS encoding type I restriction endonuclease subunit R, whose protein sequence is MKLIEQTLTEQPAIEWFKSLGYDYAFGPKDLVLERRDYRQVILERRLKEALVNLNPGIPQAAIEETIEEIQRIEHPDLIIANKNFYRLLIQGVPLKIDEEKWDYVKLIDFEQPERNDFLIVNQFSVQGTEKVRRPDLIVFVNGLPLALFEFKNPATENATIDDAYDQVMKGYKKDIPDIFKYNQVIVISDLLEAKHGTISSTREWFSVWKKIENENEKTKGVNQLEVLIKGIFHKARFLDIVQNFIIFEKEGSTFVKKMPLYHQYFGVNKAIEATKTKVKPKGDGRIGVFWHTQGSGKSISMIFYVNKVRQLKELKNPAFVFLTDRNDLDNQLFKKFKRCGLFPKQAKSIRDLRERLKRASGDIIFTTIQKFETEREEEKYPLLSKKHNLIVIADEAHRSQYAKLAGNARQAMPNASFLGFTGTPISLRDRDTRLVFGDYISVYPIDRAVEDKAVVPIYYEGRLVPLHLTNEFIDEDFDHLTANLDTEAKEELKKRYSRLEKLISDPDRLEKIARDIVWHFNHRAVEGKAMVVTISRKVAVKMYKLISKNPEAPECAVAVSGLTDFKGKVQDDLDVEQLKERFVDPDDPLKMVIVCDMWLTGFDVPCLATMYMDKPLKNHTLMQAIARVNRVFKDKQGGLIVDYIGIADDLRKALNIYSEKEVKEALIPLEELIERMHEKYDIVRSYFAGMRYKSWHKLPGRKLARLFQRAINKVITDEETGRIDEEKQKRFIKEATALFKLWAFIRPHPEADKIQKEVEFFQAIKKNIVKRVIVRPLTVEQKIETTVKELIAESIAADKPIDILEMQGKKKPEVSIFDEEFLKRLKQMAYPNLAIQVLRKLLSDEINSRLRKNIVRYDSLRERLEEVIEKYEKKFIDSAETIDKLIDLAKEIKAEERKGQKLGLSEEELAFYDALTKGKKYIKEDKELRRLAKEVVQAIKEDLAVDWTNNDVLLARIRGKIKRILYRSGIPPQEAEPIAQVTLKQAQFLFEDAGSSD
- a CDS encoding ABC transporter permease subunit; translated protein: MLALFWRTIKDRKYTILAYCLAGILLLWMYVALFPSIKEQAQQLQELMKTYPESLLKAFDIESPELSFTKLENFLSVEQFSFVWPIMLFALTISWAGSSIAGEIEKKTIEILLSQPISRLKIFLAKYLSGISALIVFTAISIFSAIPLASLYNIEFQTSHYLSLAIVGFLLGWATFSLAMFFSALFSEKGKVYFVSVAIIVAMYVVNIVSSLKNEWNKTKYFSFFHYYDPSQALINNQIENLAVWVFLGVAILFTLLAIIVFSKRDIAS
- a CDS encoding type I restriction-modification system subunit M — protein: MKDIDFENQLWQAADKLRGSMDASEYKHIVLGLIFLKYISEAFDKRKRFLEKATQDKNSPYYAPTPQAREAITEDKDSYLSQGIFYIPPEARWSYLQENATSSDIARKLDKAMELIEQENPQLKGVLPKIFVEYTRVRDLEPRILGELINLFSKIQEQKEKDKDLLGRIYEYFIGQFASAEGKRGGEFYTPRCLVKLLIEILEPYENCRVFDPACGSGGMFIQSRKFIEMHKKDPSKINFYGQEKNSTTWRLCQMNLAIRGIIAHVEQGDSYHNDKFPDLRADIVISNPPFNFSDWGADRIQKDPRIKYGLPPNSNANFMWIQHFVYHLAPGGVAGFVMANGALAVGGKEGEIRKRIIRDDLVDVIIACPPKLFYNVSLPVSLWFLTKDKRNKRFRDRRGETLFIDAREMYEPISRKQYVITDKQIQKIADTVRAWRGEKGAGKYKDEPGFCKAVTIEEIRKAGYVLTPGRYVGIKPEEDDGIPFEKKMKKLTKQLEKYFKESRKLERKIKHNLKRLGRQNA
- a CDS encoding restriction endonuclease subunit S, with the protein product MEDEKMFSKSKKWKSVKIKEIGKVITGKTPSTTDPRNFGGRYPFITIPDLKNQRYIEKTERTLSEKGAQSMRNLKLPPKAVVVSCLATVGEVGITCRESFTNQQINSVICDIDKILPEFLYYCFKYVKPRLLKYSGSVYTNISKSKFENFEITIPQDLNEQKRIADILSAFDEKIELNNKINQTLEEMAQAIFEEWFVKFRFPGWEKVKFVDSELGKIPEGWRVERLGEIVERRRERIKTFEEWKREKLLDLGRFPRRSLSVSTFGKGAEIKTSAFRFYKGDILFGAVRPYFHKVVIAPFDGVTNQSVFVIYPRKRELYSFSISLLFSASTIEFASKCASGTKMPVVKWDDLCRMPFVLPPKKLLNHFEKMCFPLYKQLIRNVKENQLLSSLRDLLLPKLMSGEIRV
- a CDS encoding SdpI family protein, yielding MRKSHWLILALVLLSFGIGIYFYPQLPDSVASHWNIQGEADRYTSKFWGAFLMPFVSLGLFLLFILIPKIDPLKANIEKFRKYFDTFIILLFLFLLYIYLLTIFWNLGQSFNIGKMMAPALSIIFYYCGVLTEKAKRNWFIGIKTPWTLSSDKVWKKTHKVGGKLFKVAGLIALLSIISLEYTALFLIVPILLASAYTITYSYYCYKKELSGNSKTLTK